From a single Fuerstiella sp. genomic region:
- a CDS encoding VWA domain-containing protein produces the protein MNSFRFHEPLFLLLLIPVLVSGLWSLRRDQRLAVTFSSVALLQQLPVTMAQRIRLLLPWLRTTGMLLVVIAVARPQFGREEFRIRTEGIAIQMCIDRSGSMQALDFPVDGERVSRLDAVKHVFRQFVAGEGEFDGRPDDVIGLVAFGGFADAKCPPTLDHGTLLEMLDTVKIPEPIYDRNGQMVNERLLQEEQATAIGDAIAVAVDRLRDLKTKSKVILLLSDGENTAGVNTPQDAADAAKAFNIRIYSIGVGSNGTAPFPSVDIFGRQVLRPQQVRLDEATLKELAQKTGGRYFNAKDTEALSAVYEEIDQLEKTETEGQVYTDYHEYFQTLLLPGIACVLLELLLSATRFRSLP, from the coding sequence GTGAACTCGTTTCGCTTCCATGAACCTCTTTTTCTTCTGCTGCTGATCCCGGTCCTGGTTTCGGGCCTGTGGTCACTCCGGCGTGATCAGAGACTGGCGGTCACTTTTTCCAGTGTGGCACTGCTCCAGCAGCTCCCCGTCACCATGGCACAGCGGATTCGACTTCTGCTGCCGTGGCTGCGCACCACAGGAATGCTGCTGGTCGTGATTGCTGTGGCGCGTCCGCAGTTCGGCCGTGAGGAGTTTCGGATTCGTACAGAAGGTATCGCCATACAAATGTGTATCGACCGTTCCGGATCAATGCAGGCGCTGGACTTTCCGGTCGACGGGGAACGTGTCAGCCGTTTGGATGCGGTTAAACACGTCTTCCGACAGTTCGTGGCCGGCGAGGGTGAATTTGACGGCCGACCGGACGATGTTATCGGACTTGTGGCATTCGGAGGATTCGCAGACGCAAAATGTCCGCCAACACTGGATCACGGTACGTTGCTGGAAATGCTGGACACGGTGAAGATTCCCGAACCCATTTATGACCGAAACGGTCAAATGGTTAATGAGCGTCTGCTCCAGGAAGAACAGGCAACCGCGATAGGAGATGCGATCGCCGTGGCCGTGGACCGACTCAGGGACCTGAAAACGAAAAGTAAAGTGATTTTACTGCTGTCAGATGGTGAAAACACGGCCGGAGTGAACACACCGCAGGATGCTGCAGACGCCGCAAAGGCATTCAATATTCGTATCTATTCGATCGGGGTCGGATCAAATGGAACCGCACCATTTCCCTCTGTGGACATATTCGGACGTCAGGTACTGAGACCTCAGCAGGTCCGCCTCGATGAAGCAACATTGAAGGAACTGGCCCAAAAGACAGGTGGCCGGTACTTCAATGCAAAAGACACAGAGGCCCTCTCAGCTGTCTACGAGGAAATTGACCAGCTTGAAAAAACTGAAACCGAAGGACAGGTCTATACCGACTACCACGAGTACTTCCAGACTCTGCTGCTGCCCGGAATTGCATGTGTTCTGCTGGAGCTGTTGCTGAGTGCAACTCGATTCCGAAGTCTCCCGTAG
- a CDS encoding MoxR family ATPase, which yields MQTELQQVKDRVAEKAEQIHQLNGELRKIVVGQEQMMSRLLTGLLSGGHVLLEGVPGLAKTTAVTALAQALSVGFKRIQFTPDLLPADLLGTMIYMPAQGTFATRKGPIFSNLILADEINRAPSKVQSALLEAMQERQVTIGDETFVLDKPFLVLATQNPIEQEGTYPLPEAQVDRFMLKVKITYPEPDEERRVLDMTLEENSPPIRAVLTPQDILDMQEVVRMIYIDEQVRNYIVSVVRATRHPEQFKLSDVAPLIEFGASPRASIFLGVGARASAFLNGRAYVTPQDVKDIAMDVLRHRIILTYEAEAEEKTSDDVIRELLTAVPVP from the coding sequence ATGCAAACCGAACTTCAGCAAGTTAAAGACCGAGTGGCGGAAAAGGCCGAACAGATACATCAGCTCAACGGCGAATTGCGAAAAATCGTCGTCGGGCAGGAACAAATGATGTCGCGACTGCTCACAGGGCTGCTTTCGGGCGGGCATGTGCTGCTGGAAGGCGTGCCGGGACTGGCCAAAACCACTGCTGTCACAGCACTCGCTCAGGCGCTCTCGGTTGGATTCAAACGAATTCAGTTTACCCCGGATCTGCTGCCGGCTGACCTGCTGGGGACCATGATCTACATGCCTGCTCAGGGTACGTTTGCCACCCGCAAAGGACCGATTTTTTCCAATCTGATACTGGCCGACGAAATCAACCGCGCTCCGTCGAAAGTCCAGTCAGCCCTTCTGGAAGCCATGCAGGAGCGTCAGGTCACCATTGGTGACGAAACATTCGTGCTGGACAAACCGTTCCTGGTTCTGGCCACCCAAAACCCGATTGAACAGGAGGGAACTTATCCTCTGCCGGAAGCTCAGGTTGACCGCTTCATGCTCAAGGTAAAAATCACCTACCCGGAGCCCGACGAAGAACGCCGGGTTCTGGATATGACACTCGAAGAAAATTCACCACCGATTCGTGCGGTGCTGACACCGCAGGACATTCTGGACATGCAGGAAGTGGTACGTATGATTTATATCGACGAACAGGTGCGAAACTACATCGTCTCGGTCGTCAGAGCGACACGGCACCCGGAGCAGTTTAAACTCAGCGACGTGGCTCCGCTCATTGAATTTGGAGCATCTCCGCGGGCATCGATATTCCTGGGAGTAGGCGCGCGGGCCAGCGCATTTCTGAACGGTCGCGCGTATGTGACTCCGCAGGATGTCAAAGACATCGCCATGGACGTGCTGCGACACCGAATCATACTGACGTATGAAGCAGAAGCGGAAGAAAAAACATCAGATGACGTCATCCGCGAATTGCTGACTGCTGTTCCTGTACCGTAA
- a CDS encoding exopolyphosphatase, with the protein MSSQPPLFPDFASDPTGTSAFPLAVIELGTSAIRMAIGMTDGTNGVQSIEQLVQGISLGKDTFTEGEIRRETQQQCVDVLMTYRRKLEEYQCTNPQHIRVVATSAVREAQNRMAFLDRIYTATRFNVEPIDDAEIARVTYLSMRPILQSHPDLRDATTMLMEVGGGNTDVLLLQGNNILHSQSWRLGALRLQEMLKTYKTSQTQSIAIMTGQIERVLEQMNEIVPKDRPVELMALGGDVRFAARELQRDLNESPILRLPLRELARLTREMRNLTIDQIVLKYHVELSQAETLVPALMTNVLAAQMLGVKDILVTQFNLRDALLNSLLSSSEWTEEFCEQVIHSAREFARRFHVDLTHSEHVAQLSRQLFRGLQGIHQLDLRCETILYTAALLHETGLYVSQNAYHKHSYYLISHGELFGLSDLDQQLVALVSRYHRRALPKPSHEAYARLSRNSRVTISRLAAMLRLAVSLDHGRGQRINDIECQPERQRLVISAQASFGDLSLEQQALRQESGLFRDVFGMSVLLRRAT; encoded by the coding sequence ATGTCCAGCCAGCCACCACTTTTCCCCGATTTCGCTTCCGATCCAACGGGAACATCGGCATTCCCACTGGCTGTGATCGAGCTTGGAACGTCCGCGATTCGGATGGCAATTGGCATGACGGACGGTACCAACGGCGTTCAAAGTATTGAACAGCTGGTCCAGGGGATCAGTCTCGGGAAGGACACGTTCACCGAAGGAGAAATTCGACGGGAGACTCAGCAGCAGTGTGTTGATGTCCTGATGACGTATCGTCGCAAGCTGGAAGAGTATCAGTGTACAAATCCGCAGCACATCCGTGTGGTTGCGACAAGTGCTGTTCGCGAAGCTCAAAATCGAATGGCCTTCCTGGATCGGATCTACACAGCCACCAGATTCAATGTGGAGCCGATCGACGATGCTGAAATTGCCCGTGTCACATACCTGTCCATGAGACCCATCCTGCAGTCCCATCCCGATCTGCGGGATGCAACAACCATGTTGATGGAAGTCGGAGGCGGAAATACAGACGTACTGCTCCTTCAGGGGAATAACATTCTCCATTCCCAGTCCTGGCGTCTGGGTGCTCTCCGTCTGCAGGAGATGCTAAAAACGTACAAGACCTCTCAGACGCAGTCCATCGCCATCATGACAGGACAGATCGAACGAGTTCTGGAACAGATGAATGAAATCGTACCCAAAGATCGTCCGGTCGAACTGATGGCGTTGGGAGGGGATGTGCGATTTGCCGCTCGCGAACTGCAGCGAGATCTGAATGAGTCACCGATCTTGCGTCTGCCACTCAGGGAACTTGCCCGTCTGACCCGCGAAATGCGCAACCTGACTATCGACCAGATCGTCTTGAAGTATCACGTTGAATTGTCACAGGCTGAGACCCTGGTGCCTGCCCTGATGACCAATGTTCTGGCAGCACAAATGCTGGGAGTCAAAGATATTCTGGTAACTCAGTTCAACCTGCGTGACGCGTTGCTCAACAGTCTGCTAAGTTCTTCCGAATGGACTGAAGAATTCTGTGAACAGGTGATTCATTCTGCACGTGAATTTGCCCGTCGGTTTCATGTGGACCTGACGCACTCAGAACATGTGGCACAGCTCTCGCGGCAGCTCTTTCGGGGACTTCAGGGAATTCACCAGCTGGATTTGCGCTGTGAAACAATCCTGTATACTGCAGCCCTGCTGCATGAAACCGGACTTTATGTCAGTCAAAATGCGTATCACAAACATTCATATTATCTGATCAGTCACGGGGAATTGTTCGGACTCAGCGACCTGGATCAGCAACTGGTGGCACTGGTTTCTCGTTATCATCGTCGGGCCCTTCCCAAACCGTCACACGAAGCCTACGCCAGGCTGTCCCGGAACAGCCGAGTCACAATCTCCAGGCTGGCTGCGATGCTGAGACTGGCTGTGAGTCTTGATCACGGACGAGGTCAGAGAATCAACGATATCGAATGTCAGCCGGAACGGCAGCGTCTGGTGATCAGTGCTCAGGCGTCTTTCGGAGACCTGTCTCTCGAACAACAGGCACTGCGACAGGAAAGTGGCCTCTTTCGTGATGTGTTTGGTATGAGCGTCCTGTTGCGACGAGCGACTTAA
- a CDS encoding DUF4381 domain-containing protein, translating into MNSRCLYILLSLTILSGCGVGEENLSNQGEDVAAPIRTETVRGPVSLSLEVVPAEVRLSDEPTLTLTIKSRPGVRITKPPFGASVGEFLIRDYHEPPPVIEGKDEVTRLIYQLEPTRAGTLTIGPIAVRFQDNRLNEDGEESVVESEVLQVEVNTIIGEAAPSLEDMKPSRGPVELPSAGPPVWVWFMTVIVSGIMAAVVWWIRRRRQQAQLEPPLTARQLAQMELDRIIRQRLNEADVKEFYVEITGVVRRYIERSTGIRAPEQTTEEFLHEILSETLFSDDEQRRLQQFLESADLVKFAGHQPDRNDMDSSIERAREFTQRDSDRTGEAAE; encoded by the coding sequence ATGAACTCCCGCTGCCTGTACATTCTGCTTTCACTGACGATCCTCTCCGGATGCGGGGTCGGAGAAGAAAACTTGTCGAATCAGGGCGAAGACGTTGCTGCTCCGATACGAACTGAAACGGTTCGCGGACCGGTGAGTTTAAGTCTCGAAGTCGTGCCGGCTGAGGTCCGGTTGTCCGATGAGCCGACTCTCACACTCACAATCAAATCCCGACCAGGTGTTCGGATCACCAAACCGCCGTTTGGAGCGTCCGTCGGGGAATTCCTGATCCGGGATTACCATGAACCACCACCTGTCATCGAAGGAAAGGACGAAGTCACCCGACTGATTTATCAGCTGGAACCTACGCGCGCCGGCACACTGACCATTGGCCCGATTGCCGTCCGATTTCAGGACAATCGCCTTAATGAGGATGGTGAAGAATCTGTGGTTGAATCTGAAGTGCTGCAGGTTGAGGTCAACACGATCATCGGAGAAGCCGCACCTTCGCTGGAAGACATGAAACCATCTCGGGGGCCTGTTGAATTGCCATCAGCCGGGCCACCTGTCTGGGTCTGGTTCATGACGGTGATCGTGTCAGGAATAATGGCCGCTGTGGTATGGTGGATCAGGCGACGTCGGCAACAGGCACAGCTTGAACCGCCGCTGACGGCCCGTCAGCTGGCTCAAATGGAACTCGATCGCATTATTCGTCAGCGTCTGAATGAAGCCGATGTCAAAGAATTCTACGTCGAAATCACAGGCGTGGTTCGGCGTTATATTGAGCGATCAACCGGAATCCGTGCCCCAGAGCAGACTACAGAAGAGTTTCTGCATGAAATTCTTTCGGAAACTTTATTCTCAGATGATGAGCAGCGACGTCTGCAGCAGTTTCTTGAATCAGCCGATCTGGTCAAATTTGCAGGCCACCAGCCGGACAGAAATGATATGGATTCCAGTATCGAACGCGCCCGTGAATTCACTCAGCGGGATTCGGACCGGACCGGGGAGGCGGCCGAGTGA
- a CDS encoding DUF58 domain-containing protein, translating to MPEVAEILRKVQRIQIVANRSVDDLMAGQYRSVFRGRGMEFDEVREYQPGDDIRTIDWNVTARAGVPFIKRFCEERELTILFLVDVSASGVFGSVNQSKLETMVEIAALLMFSALRNNDKVGLHLFADEIVACYPPRKSKGNVLRLLREMIAAKPVAAETNLEGALEYLTRVQKRRAVVFVISDFQSEVSRNALSMSNGRHDLVAITISDPREESFPNVGFIRLQDAETGQIVEVDTGNEHIRQLFQQQARRNAETLSANLRRAGVDQLPVSTREPYTTSLRKFFAAREKRNR from the coding sequence ATGCCTGAAGTTGCCGAAATTCTGCGCAAAGTACAGCGTATTCAGATTGTCGCCAATCGCTCTGTCGACGACCTGATGGCCGGCCAGTACCGAAGTGTATTTCGCGGTCGTGGTATGGAATTTGATGAAGTGCGGGAGTACCAGCCTGGCGATGACATCCGCACCATCGACTGGAACGTAACTGCTCGCGCCGGGGTACCGTTTATCAAACGATTTTGTGAAGAACGCGAATTGACAATCCTGTTTCTTGTGGATGTGTCGGCATCAGGTGTATTTGGATCCGTCAATCAGTCCAAACTGGAGACGATGGTTGAAATTGCAGCTTTGTTAATGTTCTCGGCACTCAGAAACAACGACAAAGTTGGCCTGCATCTGTTCGCGGACGAAATTGTGGCCTGTTACCCGCCGCGTAAGAGCAAAGGGAATGTGCTGCGACTGCTGCGGGAGATGATCGCAGCCAAACCGGTCGCCGCTGAAACCAATCTGGAAGGGGCTCTCGAATATCTGACCCGCGTTCAGAAACGTCGAGCTGTTGTATTCGTTATCAGTGATTTCCAGTCTGAGGTTTCCCGCAATGCACTGTCCATGTCCAACGGACGCCATGACCTTGTCGCCATCACGATTTCCGATCCCCGCGAAGAGTCCTTTCCAAACGTAGGATTCATTCGGCTCCAGGATGCAGAAACCGGACAAATTGTTGAAGTGGACACCGGAAATGAGCATATCCGGCAACTGTTTCAGCAGCAGGCCAGGCGAAACGCTGAAACCCTCTCGGCCAATCTGCGTCGTGCCGGCGTCGACCAGTTGCCAGTGAGTACGCGAGAACCGTATACAACCAGTTTGCGAAAATTCTTCGCAGCCCGGGAAAAACGAAATCGGTAG